The genomic interval GCAAATGCAGGACGCGGTTACACTTTAGCTGAAGATAATAATACAAGTGATTTACCAATTGGGGTTATTCCAGTTGATTCAATCTACACACCAGTTGAGCGTGTAAACTATCAAGTAGAGAATACACGTGTAGGTCAAAGTACTAACTTTGATAAATTAACTTTAGATGTTTGGACTGACGGATCATTAACACCACAGGAAGCAATTTCTTTAGGTGCTAAGATTATGACAGAACACTTAAATATCTTCGTTGATTTAACTGATGAAGCACAAAATGCTGAAATCATGATTGAAAAAGAAGAAGATCACAAAGAAAAAGTTCTAGAGATGTCTATAGAAGAACTTGATTTATCAGTTCGTTCTTATAACTGTCTGAAACGTGCAGGTATTAATTCTGTTCAGGAATTAGCTGACAAATCAGAAGCTGATATGATGAAAGTTCGTAACTTAGGACGCAAGTCTTTAGAAGAAGTTAAGTTCAAATTAGAAGACTTAGGTCTTGGATTAAGAAAAGAAGACTGATAAAGGAGGTTACGATTCATGGGTTACAGAAAATTAGGACGTACGTCTGATCAACGTAAAGCGATGTTACGCGACTTAGCAACTTCTTTAATCGTTAACGAGCGTATCGAAACGACTGAAGCACGTGCGAAAGAATTACGTAAAATCGTAGAAAAATTAATTACTTTAGGTAAACGTGGAGATTTACATGCGCGTCGTCAAGCAGCTACTGTATTACGTCGTGTTGAAATCTTAAACGAAGACGAAACTACACAATTCGCAATTCAAAAATTATTCGCTGATATCGCGCCACGTTACACTGAGCGTCAAGGTGGATACACTAGAACGATGAAAGTTGGACCACGTCGTGGAGACGGTTCAGAAATGGTAATCATCGAGTTAGTTTAATCAGTAAATTATCAAGAATATGGATTCACTTATCTTACACATACACACACACTTTAAGCAAATGAGTGCAACGATAATGTTTGCCACACACAGATATTGTCTAGCTCAGAGTAGCCTGCCAAATTGAATAACCACATGCGTGAACTCAACTGGCAGGGTGCGCGCTTTTTTTCATTAAACCTGGCTTCCCGGGTTTTTTGTTTTATATACCTATTTTTTGTGTTAAATGTCTGCTGGATGTTTAACAGAGAAAGTAGCATGTTATACTAATGAAAAAGGTTTGAGGTGGAAGTATGCATCCCGCTGTAGAAGTTAAACATTTATCATATCGATATGATGATGGTCCGGAAGTATTAAAAGATGTTTCATTTACAATTGAACGAGGAGAATGGATTTCGATTGTCGGGCATAATGGATCCGGTAAATCGACGCTGCTGAAACTTATTGGTGCGATTCATCCTGTAACTAACGGTGAAGTATGGGTTAATGGTATTAAAGTTATAGAAGATACGTTCAGTGAAATTCATGAACACGTCGGTATCGTGTTTCAAAATCCTGATAATCAGTTTGTCGGTGCTACAGTTGAGGATGATGTTGCCTTTGGACTGGAGAACTATGGCGTTCCATATGAAATTATGCATGAACGTGTAAAAGAAGCATTAAACGATGTGGATATGGGTGAATTTTTAACGCATGAACCACATCACTTATCAGGAGGGCAGAAACAACGTGTTGCGATTGCAGGTGTAATTGCGTTAAGACCGAATATTATGATTCTGGATGAAGCAACAAGTATGCTGGATCCAGAAGGTAGAGGGGAAATTCTTGATGTTATACGCAAGCTGCAGCGCGAAAAAGGGTTAACGGTAATTCATATTACACATCACCTTGAAGAGACGTTGCAGAGCGACCGTATATTTGTCATGAATAAAGGTGAACTCATTTTATGCGGTACACCTGAGGACATATATATGCATGGAGGTACTTTAATTGAGATTGGACTTGATTTACCATTTGAAATGAAGCTGAATCGATTAATTTTCAATGAAGATGCATTTGTTACGGAAATGGAGTTGCTAAATAAACTATGACGATTACATTAAATAACTTGGGCTATGCATATTCAAAAGGCACGCCATTTGAAGTACGCGCACTGCATCATATTGATATGCAGGTTAATGACAATCAGTTTTATGGTATTATCGGCCATACTGGTTCAGGTAAGTCGACAATTATTCAGCATTTCAATGCATTGATCAAACCGACTGAAGGTAGTATTGCAATTGATGGATTAGTAATTACTGATAAGACGAAGAATAAATATTTAAAGCCTGTCCGTAAAAAAGTTGGGATGGTGTTTCAGTTTGCAGAGCAGCAACTATTTGAGGAAACGGTGCTGAAAGATATTATGTTCGGTCCACTTAACTACGGAGTAACGTTAGAAGACGCAAAGAAGCGTGCACACGCGCTTGTAAAACAATTTGGTATGGATGAGTCGATATTAAATAAAAGCCCGTTTGAGCTCTCTGGAGGGCAAATGAGACGTGTTGCAATAATGGGTGTACTTGCGATGAATCCGGAAGTGCTAATACTTGATGAACCGACAGCTGGACTCGATCCAAAAGGACAGCAGGAAATAATGGACATGTTTCATACTTTGCAGCGTGAACTGAATATTACGGTGATTCTTGTGACACACCAGATGGACCAGGCAGCGCGATGTGATTACTTATATGTCATGCATAAAGGAACAATCGTTGACGAAGGGACGCCAGAAACAATATTCAGTAAAGACTTATCACATTACGATATTCATCCACCACATATCGTAACCGTTCAGCGTCACGTGGAAGATAAACATAATATTAAGTTTCCGAAACTTGCACTCGATATCGAGACGTTTGCACACATGTACAAAGATTGGAGTGGACACAATGCTCGATAAGATGATACTCGGACGATTCGTCCCACTTCAAAGTTTTGTACATCAGCTGGATCCTCGCATGAAGATGATATTCATATTTGTTATGATGATTTTAATATTTCTGATGAATAACTGGCAGTCATATGCAGTGGGCATTATTCTTATATTCATCATATTAAAACTATCCAACTTGTCATTTATGTTTTTGTTCAATGGCTTAAAACCGATACTGTTTTTACTCATCTTTACATTACTTATGCACGTCTTCTTAACGAAAGGCGGTACAACACTCGTTGATTACGGCATCATTAATATTCAATCACAAGGAATTATTATGGGGATTATGATTAGTTTACGCTTTGTACTTATCATTTTCTTAACGACGATAATGACGCTTACGACAAGCCCGATAGCACTTACAGATGCGATAGAAGCGATACTGAAACCATTTAAGAAACTAAAACTACCTGTACACGAACTTGCACTTATGATGAGTATTGCACTGCGCTTTATACCGACGCTCATGGATGAAACACAGAAAGTCATGAAAGCGCAAATGTCACGAGGTAGCGACATTTCAGCAGGGACGATTAAACAACGTATTAAAGCAGTAATACCGCTGTTGATTCCGCTATTCGTATCTGCCTTTAAACGCGCAGAAGACTTAGCGATTGCAATGGAAGTAAGAGGATATAAAGGCGACATTGGGCGTACGAAATATCGTAAACTGGACTGGCATAAAAATGATACGTTATCACTACTCACACTCATTCCGATAACGCTACTCATACTATATTTAAAACAATAGGAGCGCATTATGGAACGCATATTACTACAACTACAATATAACGGCACGAACTTTCAGGGATTCCAAATACAAAATGAAGGCCGCACCGTACAATATGAACTGGAACGTATATTAAAGCGCATGCACAAACAATTTGTCCGAATCCACCCATCATCACGAACGGATAAAGGCGTACATGCACTTATGCAATACGTACATTTCGATACACCGCTCTCAATACCGGAATCAAAGTGGCAGCACGCATTTAACTCAGCGCTGCCAGACGATATATATATAACACAAGTGAAAAAGATCAGTGAACAATTCCATTCACGATATGACTGTATCGGAAAAGCATATCGCTATAAAGTATACGTATCAGAACACCGAAACGTGATGCACACGGGACAGATGACACATATAAAAACAAAGCTTGACGTTAATAAAATGAATGACGCAGCACAACACTTTCTTGGCACGCATGACTTTACATCATTCTGCTCAGCGAAAACAGAAATAGAGAACAAAGAACGCACGCTATATCGCTTTGACGTTACAGAAACAGAAGAAGGATATGACTTCTATGTCATCGGAAGCGGATTTCTCTACAACATGGTCCGCATTATGGTGCAGTACTTAATCGACGTTGGATCAGGACAAAAGGACGGCGAAGACATCCCTGTCATTCTTAAAGCACAGGACAGAACGAAAGCCGGAAAAACAGCACCAGCTGAAGGACTATACTTAGAAAAAATCTATCTCGACACTGAAACATTAAAACAAGATATACCACAAGGCACGACCATCATCCTTAAAAATCAGAAACATACGATGAACGGTGAACAACTTTAACGAAAAATGAAAAATAAACACATAAAATAGATGAATACCATTGACAAACACCCTCTAAATGTTATAAGATAAACAACGGTATTGTTTAATATCAACCACGACAATAAGCCCCGGAAACTTATTGTGTTACAGATATATAGACAGGATTTAGAGGGAACTTTTTTTATTTTAGGAGGAAAATATAATGCGTCAAACATTCATGGCAAACGAATCAAACATTGACCGCAAATGGTACGTAATTGATGCTGAAGGTAAGACTATGGGTCGCCTTTCATCAGAAGTTGCATCAATCTTACGCGGTAAACATAAAGTAACTTACACACCACACGTTGACTGTGGAGATCACGTGATCTTAATCAACGCTGAGAAAATTCACTTAACTGGTAACAAAGCAGCTGACAAAATTTACTACCGTCACTCAAATCACCCAGGCGGAATCAAAGCGATTTCTGCTGGTGAATTACGCGAGAAAAACCCAGTGCGTTTAATGGAAACTTCAATCAAAGGTATGTTACCTAAAGGTTCTTTAGGAGACAAAATGTTCAAGAAGTTACACGTTTATGCTGGAGCTGAGCATCCACATGCAGCACAACAACCTGAAAACTACGAGTTACGTGGTTAATTAAGAGGAGGATAATACATTGGCACAAGTTGAATATAAAGGCACAGGCCGTCGTAAACATTCAGTAGCACGTGTTCGTTTAATTCCTGGTGAAGGAAACATCACTATCAATGGACGTGACGTTCGTGACTACTTACCATTTGAATCATTAATTTTAGACTTAAACCAACCATTCGAAATCACTGAAACTAAAGGTAACTACGATGTTTTAGTAAACGTTAATGGTGGTGGATTAACTGGTCAAGCACAAGCTATCCGTCATGGTATTTCTCGTGCTTTATTAGAAGCTGATCCAGAATACCGTGGTTCATTAAAACGCGCGGGTATGTTAACACGTGACCCACGTATGAAAGAACGTAAAAAACCAGGTCTTAAAGGCGCTCGTCGTTCACCACAGTTCTCAAAACGTTAATCGCAAGTTATATCAACGTTTACAGCACTTCTCGAAAATATTCGAGAGGTGTTTTTTTATATGGTTTTTGCATGGATGTTACCCTTTAAATACCCCTCGAATTATTTTCTTCTGTTTTTCTTCTTGAAATTTGATTTATTATTTGATAATTTAGGAAACCTTTTTAGACGATTCTTTCTTTTAAATATCATTATTTCCATATTTATTTCTCTTTTAACTTTCTTAAAAATAGGTACTTTTTCAGGATTTTTTTCAAGATAATCTTCTATATATTTTTGTATAGCAGTTTGACCCATAAAAATACCTCCTGATATTATTTAAAAATCAATATATTTATGAAAATCTTCAGCTAATTTTTCTCTAGATGATTGAGTAATATGAGTATAGATATCCATTGTTGTCTTAATATCACTATGTCCTAATCTTGATTGTACATCCTTCAGTTTTGCACCAGATTCAAATAATAGCGATGCATGAGTATGTCTGAAGCCATGAACGTGTATCTTATGTAAATCCTTATGACGATTAAAGAATGCTTCTAATTTGTCGTTAGGAGTAGATACACGCATGTACTTCATTTGATTAAGTCTAGTATGATAAGTTGCGAAAATAGGCTGATCTTTGTCCTTAGCCACTTCAAACCCATATTCCTTGTATTGGT from Macrococcus armenti carries:
- a CDS encoding DNA-directed RNA polymerase subunit alpha translates to MIEIEKPRIETVEISEDSKFGKFVVEPLERGYGTTLGNSLRRILLSSLPGAAVKNIEIEGVLHEFSTVENVVEDVTAIIMNIKKLALKIYSDEDKTLEIDVKDEGVVTAKDIMHDSDVEILNPDLKIATVSKGGHLKMRLIANAGRGYTLAEDNNTSDLPIGVIPVDSIYTPVERVNYQVENTRVGQSTNFDKLTLDVWTDGSLTPQEAISLGAKIMTEHLNIFVDLTDEAQNAEIMIEKEEDHKEKVLEMSIEELDLSVRSYNCLKRAGINSVQELADKSEADMMKVRNLGRKSLEEVKFKLEDLGLGLRKED
- the rplQ gene encoding 50S ribosomal protein L17, coding for MGYRKLGRTSDQRKAMLRDLATSLIVNERIETTEARAKELRKIVEKLITLGKRGDLHARRQAATVLRRVEILNEDETTQFAIQKLFADIAPRYTERQGGYTRTMKVGPRRGDGSEMVIIELV
- a CDS encoding energy-coupling factor transporter ATPase — protein: MHPAVEVKHLSYRYDDGPEVLKDVSFTIERGEWISIVGHNGSGKSTLLKLIGAIHPVTNGEVWVNGIKVIEDTFSEIHEHVGIVFQNPDNQFVGATVEDDVAFGLENYGVPYEIMHERVKEALNDVDMGEFLTHEPHHLSGGQKQRVAIAGVIALRPNIMILDEATSMLDPEGRGEILDVIRKLQREKGLTVIHITHHLEETLQSDRIFVMNKGELILCGTPEDIYMHGGTLIEIGLDLPFEMKLNRLIFNEDAFVTEMELLNKL
- a CDS encoding energy-coupling factor transporter ATPase — protein: MTITLNNLGYAYSKGTPFEVRALHHIDMQVNDNQFYGIIGHTGSGKSTIIQHFNALIKPTEGSIAIDGLVITDKTKNKYLKPVRKKVGMVFQFAEQQLFEETVLKDIMFGPLNYGVTLEDAKKRAHALVKQFGMDESILNKSPFELSGGQMRRVAIMGVLAMNPEVLILDEPTAGLDPKGQQEIMDMFHTLQRELNITVILVTHQMDQAARCDYLYVMHKGTIVDEGTPETIFSKDLSHYDIHPPHIVTVQRHVEDKHNIKFPKLALDIETFAHMYKDWSGHNAR
- a CDS encoding energy-coupling factor transporter transmembrane component T family protein encodes the protein MLDKMILGRFVPLQSFVHQLDPRMKMIFIFVMMILIFLMNNWQSYAVGIILIFIILKLSNLSFMFLFNGLKPILFLLIFTLLMHVFLTKGGTTLVDYGIINIQSQGIIMGIMISLRFVLIIFLTTIMTLTTSPIALTDAIEAILKPFKKLKLPVHELALMMSIALRFIPTLMDETQKVMKAQMSRGSDISAGTIKQRIKAVIPLLIPLFVSAFKRAEDLAIAMEVRGYKGDIGRTKYRKLDWHKNDTLSLLTLIPITLLILYLKQ
- the truA gene encoding tRNA pseudouridine(38-40) synthase TruA, which produces MERILLQLQYNGTNFQGFQIQNEGRTVQYELERILKRMHKQFVRIHPSSRTDKGVHALMQYVHFDTPLSIPESKWQHAFNSALPDDIYITQVKKISEQFHSRYDCIGKAYRYKVYVSEHRNVMHTGQMTHIKTKLDVNKMNDAAQHFLGTHDFTSFCSAKTEIENKERTLYRFDVTETEEGYDFYVIGSGFLYNMVRIMVQYLIDVGSGQKDGEDIPVILKAQDRTKAGKTAPAEGLYLEKIYLDTETLKQDIPQGTTIILKNQKHTMNGEQL
- the rplM gene encoding 50S ribosomal protein L13 yields the protein MRQTFMANESNIDRKWYVIDAEGKTMGRLSSEVASILRGKHKVTYTPHVDCGDHVILINAEKIHLTGNKAADKIYYRHSNHPGGIKAISAGELREKNPVRLMETSIKGMLPKGSLGDKMFKKLHVYAGAEHPHAAQQPENYELRG
- the rpsI gene encoding 30S ribosomal protein S9; the encoded protein is MAQVEYKGTGRRKHSVARVRLIPGEGNITINGRDVRDYLPFESLILDLNQPFEITETKGNYDVLVNVNGGGLTGQAQAIRHGISRALLEADPEYRGSLKRAGMLTRDPRMKERKKPGLKGARRSPQFSKR